CAGTACCAGGCTCAAGGGAATCAAGAGAAACAGGATGTCCATTTATCCCCTTCCCTGTTTGACACGCAAGGCATTGAAAAATACGAGCAGGCTGCTCAGTCCCATACCGACTGAAGCCATCCAGGGATTCAGCAAACCCATGGCCGCCACAGGCACCGCGATACCGTTGTAAGCCAGCGCCCAAAACAGGTTTTGCCGACCCACCTTCTCGACCAGGCGTGCAGTGGTAAAAGCGTCCAGCACACCCGCCACACCGGGTTGCAGCAAGAGAAAGTCAGCTTGCCCGGCACTCAAGGTGGAGGCCCCCGCTGCCGCAAAAGACACATCGGCCCGGGCAAATGCACCGCTGTCATTCAGGCCATCGCCCACCATGGCCACGCACTGGTGAGTGGCCTGCTGGTGAGCAATCCATTGGGTTTTGTCCTCTGGTCCCATGCCACCAAGACGCGCGGAAAAAGGCAGTTTGGGCATCCAGTGGCGGACTGCCTCGGGTTGATCACCCGACAACAGGTTCAAGCTCAAACCCCGCTTTTTCAACGCAAACATTTGAGGTATCAAGGCATGATCGGCCTGCAAATTGATCGAGAAAGACAAGGCCTGAAGTGAACCTGGATTGAAGTTCACCGTACAGCAGGCGAGTGTTTGATTGTCCGTATTCTTGACATCCAGAAGACCACAATGCGCGACCGAGCCCAATCGCAATTCCACAAGCTTTCCATCCAGTTGAAACAGGGCGGACAAACCTGCACCTGCCTGTTCTTCGAACTGCAACCACTGCACTGGCGTAGCTTGGGCACTGAGGGTACGAAACAAATGTGCCGCAATTGCTTTGGACACAGGGTGCACCGATTTTCGGGCCAACATGCAAATGGCATTGAGCAGGCGCGCATCCAGAATTTCAGGAACACCCGCAAGGGCCTGGTGGCGAACCTGCACTGAATCGGCACGGGTGAGCGTGCCTGTTTTGTCCATGGCCACCACCGTGACCTGCGCCAGGGTATCCAAAGCTTGCGGGTTACGCACCAGCACACCCTGGTCAGCCAGCCGACGAATGCCAAACAGGCGAACTAGCGGCAGCGCCAAGGCCAAGGCACAAGGGCAAGTCACGATGAGCACAGCCAGGGTTGCACTGGCGGCCACCTCGGGCTGTGCACGGTAAACAGCCCAATACAAGGTTGTACCCAACGCACACAACAGCACCCCGAATACAAACCAGGGTAACAGGCGGTCGACCTTGTCTTGATGACCTGGTTTTGCTGCGAGCGCCTGCAACAACAACTGCCCCAGGGCGGTGAGGCTGTCACCACCAGCCAAGGGCAGGCTACGCAAGTGTGCTTGCGCACTGAGAAGTCGACTGCCGGCCTGGATGAGATCGCCCTGCTTTTTCAGCACAGGATCAACCTCACCCGTTCGCATGGCTTCATCCACCCACACCTCGGAGTGTTCTTCGATCAATTCCGAGTCAACGGGCACAGCCTGGGATTCGTTCAAACGGTACATTTGCCCAGCGGCCAGTTGAGCCACCGCCATGGTCTTCCAGAGAGGGCCATCCGGTACTTCAACCTGTAGAGGCAAGTCAGGCTGCAATCCTGACAAATGCTGCAAGGCACGGGCGGTTTGATTTTCTACCCCCATTTGCACCAACAGCAACAAGGTCAGCAGCATGGCAATGGAATCGAACCAGACATGGTGCGACAGGTTGTTCAGGTTCAGGCTGCTGAGTGCAAACGCAAGCATCAGACCCAGCACAATTGGCTGATCCATCACCAAACGGCGCTGCCACACCGCCACCCAGGCCCGGCGAAAATAAGGGGCCGCGCTGTACAGCATCAGGGGCAAGGCCAGCACCCATTGGGCCCAGCGCAACAGGCCGGTTTCAGCGATGCCGATTTCAGCAGGGGAATAGACATACTCGGGTGCGCTGTACATCATGATTTGCATCATGCACAACGCAGCAACCAGAAAACGAAGAAAGCGCGACCGTGCGGCCTTGCGATTTCGCAAGGCCTGTTGTTGGCTGCAATTTGTTGAATCCGACCCAAGCGAGTAGCCCAGGCGCCGCGCTCGTGTGGCCATCTGCAAAATAGCCTGTGGCGTGCTGGCAGCCCAACGGGCGAGGCTGCTGGCCGGGTTGACCGAAAATTCATTCAGGCCTTCAATCTGCCTTGCGGCATGCTCAAGTTCTACCGCGCAAGCACCACAGTCCATGCCACTGACGCGGGCAATACCTTCCCAGAGGCCGTCTGCTCGACGCACCTGCCGGGAACCAAGGTCGTCTTCTGAAATGGGCGTGGATGAATTCATGATTGCATCCTACCCATGCACCGCTGATCTGTAATTGATACAAATCAAGGGTTGATCACAATACGCACTCCGGCAAGGGGTTGGCACCCTGGAAAACCCAAATCGGCGCACTGACTGCCACAATGCGGTCACCGCGTTTCACTCGCAGGAAATACCAGTTTTTTCCCTCTGTAGGAGCCACGCTGAATTGCCCGGTTTTTGCAGGCTGCGCTGCGAGAGGAACATAATTCATCTGCGAATTCCTTGATGGCCCTGACTGGGAACTGAACAATTCCACGGACACGCCCTGCAAACTGTCCAGGGGATCCACACTACGGACATCAAATTCTAGTTGTACCGTGGGATTGCGCGTGCCGATTCTGGAACCCATTGGATGTCGCTGTTCACCCTGAACTGCGTCAAAGCGGATCCGCAGTGCATTTTCCTGCTGAGCCACCGTGTAAAAACGGCGGGCCAGAAATGCCTCGCGAATTTCAGCCTGTGTGTTGTTTCGGGCAATGACTACTGTTTTGGGCAAAGAACTTCCACCCCAGTCGGTGGCGTGGTGGTCCTCAGAACCAACCGGCCCCAAGTACCAACCTTTGTCCAGTGCATGGCCGTACCACGAGCCAAATTTGCCATCCGTGTCATATTCATCACCCTTGCCAAACACCTCCAGCCCCACCACCCGGTAATCAGCGGGTGCAATGTATTTGAAGTCATTGAACGCATACGCTGGATCGCCTTGCCGAAACACATTCAACGCATTCAAGGCACCGGCCATGCGTGTGGCCTGCCCCAAGCCCTCGCCAATCTGTAACAGCACGCTGTGGATGGCATCTTCACGGCCTGGATGATTGAAAACCATCAACCCATCGCCACCACCACCCAACTGCGGTGACAACACAAACCACTGCCAGAACAAATCCATGGAAACCACGTAACCTGGACCCGCTTTGGCATTGATGTTGTTCTTGCTCAAGTACACATTGGCATGACCAAAACGGTCTGAAGTCCACTCAAAGCCACGCATGGCTGTAAACAGGCCAAGGGACTCGCCCGTGACCTGGTTCGCCTGGCGTAATGTGCTTTGCCACTTGCTCAAACTGTTGCCGAGATTGTCGGGGTCAGAGATCAAGCACGACAAGGGATTGCTTGTGCAATTGGATGTATCTGGGAGTGCCAAGGGAATGGCCAAGTTGTCTGAATGATCCGAGGACATGACAAAGTCCATGCCTCTCTCACGGGTTTGCTGATACACCTGGAGTGGGTCGGTATTGGCTTGTCCGTCGGAATACGCAGTGTGCTCATGCATGGCGCCTAACAAGTGGGCGTAACCAAGCCCGTTTACGCCACCACCATAAAATGGCGTGCACTGGCCAGCCGAGATTTGCTGACCACCGGGTTGACCGGTGCCAAGCGGAGGCGTGGCCAGCAACCCGGCCAAAGGGCATCCAGATCGGGTGGGGGCTTGCAAACAATCCAGCAAACTCGCGGTTTGATCGGTATTGGCCCTGACATTGGCGACTACATCGCGTTGGTCTGTGCTGATCGAAAAGTTTTCGCGGTCAGAAACTTCGATGCGAAAAGTAAGTGCCTGGTTTGCCAAATCAGAAGGTATCAAGACCTGTGCGCTGGCTTTGTCCGCGTTCACCAGTTGCACACTGGCACCGCCCGTTTGAGCCCACCTGTAAAACAGGGCGTCTCCATTTGCATCTGTTGCGCTGACTTGCAGACTCAGGCTTTCGCCCGGACGAACCGGCTCAGGCAATGCGCGGGCATTTTGAATGACAGGTGCCGTGTTCACCGAGCGATCGGGCGTGGTCACCTCAAACAGGGTGAAACCCACCCCTTCTTCATTGTCAGTCGCAACAGCGCGGAATGTGTAAGTTTTTGACTCGGGGGAATTTGGAAGCTGTACATTCAAGTTACAGCCAGATTCTTCGTAGGTGATTTTCAGCGTTTCATTTCGCCATTGGTAACCTTGAATGGTGCCGTCAGTGTCTGTCGATTCACAGGCGCTGGCCAACAAGCGGTTGTCCGACTGCACAGGCGTTGCGGCAACCTTGACAATGGGTAGCGCATTCTCGAATGTATTCCGGATTTCAATTTCAACGCGATCTTCAAGCACGGTGTTGTCTGAGAACTGTGCCTGCACCACAAATTCGACAACTGTGTCTTGATTGACCTGTGGCAATTTCAGCGACAGAACCGACTCGTTTGACCGACCTTCATCACCAAAAAACACCTTGTCTTCATTGGTGGGAAACCAGGCATAGGCCACCACTGCGTTTTGATCCTGGCTTTGCACTGTCGCGGTCAGCTCAACAACGCTTCGCTCTGCGGCCTGCAGGTTTTCGCTGGCATTCAATACTGGCTGATTCTCCTGACCGTCAACGCTGGTAACTGCAGTGGTTTCGTTGTTATCGCCGCAAGCTGCGAGTACAGACATCAATAAAACAATTGAACACAAACGCGCTTTGTACAACATGGTGACAGCCCAGTAAGTTTTGAACTGATACCAGTGCGTCTGCGTTCGAGATGAGGTAAATACCACTAAGAGACAAGTCTCTGATTTGACACAATCAGTCGATCAAGTGGCCTGTTCGGACAAGAATAGTGCAACCTTCCTTTGAAAAAGGTGTGTGCACGCTGGCATGCGGGCTGCGAATCCAGATGCCTGCGGGGTAGTCGCCGTGCTCATCAGAGAATACGCCCTGAAGCACGAAAATTTCTTCGCCGCCCATGTGGCGGTGCATATTGAAAAAGGTATTGGGTGCCCATTGCACCAAGGCCGTGTGGCGGGTCTCGAAACTGTCCAGCGGCATCACTTTCAAACCTGGTACCAAGCCTTGGCGCCATTGCGCCTCGTGGGTGTTGATGACCACGGCTTCCTGGTCTTCAGCGCGCATGTGCTGCAACTTGACCAGGATGGTGCAACCTTCCGTGGATTTTGGAGAATGGCGCGTACCCACCGGGTTTTTGACAAATGTGCCAGCGGGGTAGGCACCGAACTCGTCTTCAAAGGTGCCTTCAAGCACAAAGAATTCTTCGCCACCGCCATGCACATGTTCTGGAAAGGCGCAGCCGGGGTCGTAGCGAACAATGGAGGTGAGCCGAGCCACTTCGCCACCATCACGCTCAAGGGGCTTGCGCCACACGCCGGGGGCTGGTGAGGCGACCCAGGCCACATCGTTGCTGTTGACGACTGCGCGTTGGGACAAATCGGCGTTGAGTTTCATGGTGCTGCTCGGGGTGTTACTGCGATGGAGTGATTCTAGCGTAAAGCGGATGTGTTGGCCCAATTGACGCAAGTTCCAATCGCCTTCGCCATTTGATTCATTGGCCCAATTGGCTTGGGTTTCAATCGCCTCGCCTGAAAACCTGTATTTCCCTTTTTGAAGTTCACACTGACTCACCTCGCTCGGCAAAAACGCGGGCCTAGTCTCGGTGCCGGCCTTTGGCCGACCGTGGCGTGTGAATTCAAACGGGCAGGTTTTCTTGAAGGCGAAACGATTGGAACACCGCCGCCGATTGGGCCATGAGCAACCGGTTATCCGCCGCACGGGAGAGCAATCCATTCGGATTACACAATGGATACCCATTTTGACCGAACATTCCGCTCAATCTACATTTTCTGAATCCATATTTTTCAGGAACAATCGTGGGCAATCAATTTTTAGAAAACAGCGGCCAAGGAATCGTTGCCGAATCAATGCGGGTTTATCAATTGGTAGACGGCAGAAAATACATTTGGGGCGGGAAAACCCTGGATGG
The nucleotide sequence above comes from Limnobacter thiooxidans. Encoded proteins:
- a CDS encoding PKD domain-containing protein; the encoded protein is MLYKARLCSIVLLMSVLAACGDNNETTAVTSVDGQENQPVLNASENLQAAERSVVELTATVQSQDQNAVVAYAWFPTNEDKVFFGDEGRSNESVLSLKLPQVNQDTVVEFVVQAQFSDNTVLEDRVEIEIRNTFENALPIVKVAATPVQSDNRLLASACESTDTDGTIQGYQWRNETLKITYEESGCNLNVQLPNSPESKTYTFRAVATDNEEGVGFTLFEVTTPDRSVNTAPVIQNARALPEPVRPGESLSLQVSATDANGDALFYRWAQTGGASVQLVNADKASAQVLIPSDLANQALTFRIEVSDRENFSISTDQRDVVANVRANTDQTASLLDCLQAPTRSGCPLAGLLATPPLGTGQPGGQQISAGQCTPFYGGGVNGLGYAHLLGAMHEHTAYSDGQANTDPLQVYQQTRERGMDFVMSSDHSDNLAIPLALPDTSNCTSNPLSCLISDPDNLGNSLSKWQSTLRQANQVTGESLGLFTAMRGFEWTSDRFGHANVYLSKNNINAKAGPGYVVSMDLFWQWFVLSPQLGGGGDGLMVFNHPGREDAIHSVLLQIGEGLGQATRMAGALNALNVFRQGDPAYAFNDFKYIAPADYRVVGLEVFGKGDEYDTDGKFGSWYGHALDKGWYLGPVGSEDHHATDWGGSSLPKTVVIARNNTQAEIREAFLARRFYTVAQQENALRIRFDAVQGEQRHPMGSRIGTRNPTVQLEFDVRSVDPLDSLQGVSVELFSSQSGPSRNSQMNYVPLAAQPAKTGQFSVAPTEGKNWYFLRVKRGDRIVAVSAPIWVFQGANPLPECVL
- a CDS encoding heavy metal translocating P-type ATPase, with translation MNSSTPISEDDLGSRQVRRADGLWEGIARVSGMDCGACAVELEHAARQIEGLNEFSVNPASSLARWAASTPQAILQMATRARRLGYSLGSDSTNCSQQQALRNRKAARSRFLRFLVAALCMMQIMMYSAPEYVYSPAEIGIAETGLLRWAQWVLALPLMLYSAAPYFRRAWVAVWQRRLVMDQPIVLGLMLAFALSSLNLNNLSHHVWFDSIAMLLTLLLLVQMGVENQTARALQHLSGLQPDLPLQVEVPDGPLWKTMAVAQLAAGQMYRLNESQAVPVDSELIEEHSEVWVDEAMRTGEVDPVLKKQGDLIQAGSRLLSAQAHLRSLPLAGGDSLTALGQLLLQALAAKPGHQDKVDRLLPWFVFGVLLCALGTTLYWAVYRAQPEVAASATLAVLIVTCPCALALALPLVRLFGIRRLADQGVLVRNPQALDTLAQVTVVAMDKTGTLTRADSVQVRHQALAGVPEILDARLLNAICMLARKSVHPVSKAIAAHLFRTLSAQATPVQWLQFEEQAGAGLSALFQLDGKLVELRLGSVAHCGLLDVKNTDNQTLACCTVNFNPGSLQALSFSINLQADHALIPQMFALKKRGLSLNLLSGDQPEAVRHWMPKLPFSARLGGMGPEDKTQWIAHQQATHQCVAMVGDGLNDSGAFARADVSFAAAGASTLSAGQADFLLLQPGVAGVLDAFTTARLVEKVGRQNLFWALAYNGIAVPVAAMGLLNPWMASVGMGLSSLLVFFNALRVKQGRG
- a CDS encoding cupin domain-containing protein, with amino-acid sequence MKLNADLSQRAVVNSNDVAWVASPAPGVWRKPLERDGGEVARLTSIVRYDPGCAFPEHVHGGGEEFFVLEGTFEDEFGAYPAGTFVKNPVGTRHSPKSTEGCTILVKLQHMRAEDQEAVVINTHEAQWRQGLVPGLKVMPLDSFETRHTALVQWAPNTFFNMHRHMGGEEIFVLQGVFSDEHGDYPAGIWIRSPHASVHTPFSKEGCTILVRTGHLID